A DNA window from Ctenopharyngodon idella isolate HZGC_01 chromosome 10, HZGC01, whole genome shotgun sequence contains the following coding sequences:
- the LOC127520189 gene encoding seizure 6-like protein isoform X2, whose product MLGVQSDALLLGLVVWMGILWGEITTQESDLTPPPSLTPVMQVPVPKETPRGVASMGQDFLESVLSRKDHLLAQKGVTLPSGLPPNLVPMLGKGLGAGADALSPDQPFLRKMLPAHSGTGHPTLPPAYDLPTEPPEAVATPSWDTDAPPALTKPSVATAVPTTVNVETASGVLTSAVTNCRVNFTDPEGYIDSSDDPPLPEGAFLQCTYTVTVYTGYGVELQVKSVNLSEGEQLSIRGVDEGGTLLVLANQTLLVEGQVIRSPTNTLSVFYCSSPEGGVGMFQLHYQIFRLSCALPRRPHFGEVSVKDLHPGGTAHFQCHMGYHLQGDATLTCLNASLPVWSQREPSCRALCGGVVKNAMVGRVLSPSPHSGPNSTLDRSCSWSLEAPNGQRLHLHLERMVLGPTDRLVLWSGLNAGSVVLFDSGHGGPIPFEGVISEGPAVRVQFITDQPNSHNTGFNIRYEAFEKGHCYEPYIQNGNFSTTDPTYGVGTVVQFTCDPGHSLEQGPPVIECINTRDPYWNDTEPLCKALCGGDLSGPSGVILSPNWPEWYGEGEDCSWRIHAGEDKRVLLDVQLLNLSDSDMLTILDGDEVTTRILGQFVGGTSPFKMSSSTPDLTITFHSDPAGLVFGKGEGFIINYMEVSRNDSCPDLPEIQNGWKTTSHAALVRGARITYQCDPGYDLVGSETLTCQVDLSWNTQPPFCEKIMYCTDPGHVEHSTRTLSDPKLLVGTTIQYSCIPGYILQGGATLTCYGREPGTPVWTSRLPHCVSEESVSCENPGLPDNGYQILSKRLYLPGESLTFMCYQGYELIGEMAIKCILGNPSFWSGPLPLCRANHECSGNHALEVAEAAADSSFDGGSMALAIFILVLLVSVLLGGAYIYVTRCRYHSNLRLPLMYPHPYSQITVETEFDNPLYETGGDTREYEVSI is encoded by the exons AGAGCGATTTGACCCCTCCACCCAGCCTCACTCCAGTGATGCAGGTGCCAGTCCCTAAAGAAACCCCCAGAGGAGTTGCGTCCATGGGGCAGGACTTCCTAGAGTCGGTCCTGTCTCGTAAGGATCATCTTTTGGCCCAGAAGGGTGTGACTCTTCCCAGCGGTTTACCACCTAATTTGGTGCCCATGTTGGGGAAGGGGCTCGGGGCCGGAGCAGATGCCCTGTCACCTGACCAGCCCTTCCTGAGGAAGATGCTCCCTGCACACAGCGGCACTGGCCACCCTACTTTACCTCCAGCCTACGACCTCCCCACCGAACCCCCGGAGGCCGTCGCAACGCCGAGCTGGGATACTGATGCTCCACCCGCACTCACAAAGCCTTCGGTCGCCACTGCAGTTCCCACCACTGTGAACGTTGAAACAGCGTCtggtgttctcacctcag CTGTAACAAACTGCAGGGTCAATTTCACCGACCCAGAGGGCTACATCGATTCTTCAGACGATCCGCCCCTTCCAGAAGGAGCGTTCCTGCAGTGCACGTACACAGTGACGGTGTACACTGGATACGGTGTGGAGCTACAG GTCAAAAGTGTCAACCTGTCAGAGGGAGAGCAGCTGTCAATCAGAGGGGTAGATGAAGGCGGAACCTTGCTCGTACTGGCCAATCAGACGCTTCTGGTGGAAGGTCAGGTGATCCGCAGTCCAACCAACACGCTGTCCGTGTTCTACTGTTCGTCTCCAGAGGGAGGAGTCGGCATGTTTCAGCTGCATTATCAAA TTTTTCGCCTGAGTTGCGCCCTACCTCGACGGCCTCATTTTGGGGAGGTGTCAGTAAAAGATCTGCATCCCGGAGGCACGGCCCATTTCCAGTGTCACATGGGATACCACCTGCAGGGGGACGCCACACTCACATGCCTCAATGCCTCGCTGCCTGTGTGGAGCCAACGCGAGCCAAGCTGCAGAG CTTTGTGTGGCGGGGTTGTAAAAAACGCCATGGTGGGCCGTGTTCTGTCCCCCTCACCCCATTCGGGCCCTAACAGCACCCTGGACCGCAGCTGCTCTTGGTCACTGGAGGCTCCTAATGGCCAAAGGCTGCACCTGCATTTGGAGAGAATGGTGTTGGGTCCGACAGACAG GCTTGTCTTATGGAGCGGCCTCAACGCAGGTTCGGTGGTCCTGTTTGATTCCGGCCATGGTGGCCCAATCCCGTTTGAAGGAGTGATCAGCGAAGGCCCGGCTGTTCGGGTCCAGTTTATAACAGACCAACCTAACAGTCACAACACTGGCTTCAATATACGTTACGAAG CATTCGAGAAGGGCCACTGCTATGAGCCGTACATCCAAAATGGAAACTTCAGCACGACAGACCCGACTTACGGCGTTGGGACGGTGGTGCAGTTCACCTGTGACCCCGGCCACTCGCTGGAGCAGGGCCCGCCCGTCATTGAGTGCATCAACACACGAGACCCCTACTGGAACGACACAGAGCCGCTCTGCAAAG CTCTCTGTGGCGGTGACCTGTCCGGCCCCAGCGGCGTTATTCTGTCCCCAAACTGGCCCGAATGGTACGGGGAGGGCGAAGATTGCAGCTGGAGGATTCACGCCGGCGAGGATAAACGCGTCCTGCTGGACGTGCAGCT cTTGAATCTGAGCGACAGTGATATGCTAACCATTTTGGATGGAGATGAGGTCACAACGCGTATATTGGGCCAGTTTGTTGGGGGCACCAGCCCGTTTAAGATGTCCTCCTCGACCCCTGACCTCACCATTACCTTCCACTCAGACCCAGCCGGCCTGGTCTTTGGGAAGGGTGAGGGTTTTATCATCAACTACATGG AGGTATCACGCAATGACTCCTGTCCAGATCTACCTGAGATCCAGAACGGCTGGAAGACCACGTCTCATGCAGCACTGGTGCGCGGAGCCCGTATCACATATCAGTGCGACCCGGGGTACGACCTCGTGGGCAGTGAAACCCTGACCTGTCAGGTGGACCTAAGCTGGAACACCCAGCCTCCGTTCTGTGAGAAGA TTATGTACTGCACAGACCCTGGACACGTGGAGCACTCCACACGCACTCTGTCTGATCCCAAACTCTTGGTTGGCACCACTATCCAGTATAGCTGCATTCCCGGATACATCCTGCAGGGCGGCGCCACACTCACTTGCTATGGTCGAGAACCCGGCACCCCTGTTTGGACGTCTCGCTTGCCACATTGCGTTT CGGAAGAGTCCGTGTCCTGTGAGAATCCCGGCCTTCCTGACAACGGCTACCAGATATTATCTAAAAGGCTTTACCTACCGGGAGAGTCTCTAACCTTCATGTGCTACCAAGGCTATGAGCTCATTGGGGAGATGGCCATcaagtgcattctgggaaatcCATCATTTTGGAGTGGTCCATTACCTCTTTGCAGAG CCAATCATGAATGTTCTGGCAATCATGCACTAGAGG TGGCTGAGGCTGCGGCAGACTCTTCTTTTGATGGGGGAAGTATGGCTCTAGCAATATTTATACTGGTGCTGCTAGTGTCTGTTTTACTGGGAGGAGCCTACATCTATGTCACAAG GTGCCGTTATCATTCAAACTTGAGGCTTCCTCTGATGTATCCGCATCCCTACAGCCAAATCACGGTGGAAACCGAGTTCGACAACCCCCTCTACGAGACTGGAGGG GACACGAGAGAATATGAGGTGTCCATATGA
- the LOC127520189 gene encoding seizure 6-like protein isoform X1: protein MLGVQSDALLLGLVVWMGILWGEITTQEESDLTPPPSLTPVMQVPVPKETPRGVASMGQDFLESVLSRKDHLLAQKGVTLPSGLPPNLVPMLGKGLGAGADALSPDQPFLRKMLPAHSGTGHPTLPPAYDLPTEPPEAVATPSWDTDAPPALTKPSVATAVPTTVNVETASGVLTSAVTNCRVNFTDPEGYIDSSDDPPLPEGAFLQCTYTVTVYTGYGVELQVKSVNLSEGEQLSIRGVDEGGTLLVLANQTLLVEGQVIRSPTNTLSVFYCSSPEGGVGMFQLHYQIFRLSCALPRRPHFGEVSVKDLHPGGTAHFQCHMGYHLQGDATLTCLNASLPVWSQREPSCRALCGGVVKNAMVGRVLSPSPHSGPNSTLDRSCSWSLEAPNGQRLHLHLERMVLGPTDRLVLWSGLNAGSVVLFDSGHGGPIPFEGVISEGPAVRVQFITDQPNSHNTGFNIRYEAFEKGHCYEPYIQNGNFSTTDPTYGVGTVVQFTCDPGHSLEQGPPVIECINTRDPYWNDTEPLCKALCGGDLSGPSGVILSPNWPEWYGEGEDCSWRIHAGEDKRVLLDVQLLNLSDSDMLTILDGDEVTTRILGQFVGGTSPFKMSSSTPDLTITFHSDPAGLVFGKGEGFIINYMEVSRNDSCPDLPEIQNGWKTTSHAALVRGARITYQCDPGYDLVGSETLTCQVDLSWNTQPPFCEKIMYCTDPGHVEHSTRTLSDPKLLVGTTIQYSCIPGYILQGGATLTCYGREPGTPVWTSRLPHCVSEESVSCENPGLPDNGYQILSKRLYLPGESLTFMCYQGYELIGEMAIKCILGNPSFWSGPLPLCRANHECSGNHALEVAEAAADSSFDGGSMALAIFILVLLVSVLLGGAYIYVTRCRYHSNLRLPLMYPHPYSQITVETEFDNPLYETGGDTREYEVSI from the exons AAGAGAGCGATTTGACCCCTCCACCCAGCCTCACTCCAGTGATGCAGGTGCCAGTCCCTAAAGAAACCCCCAGAGGAGTTGCGTCCATGGGGCAGGACTTCCTAGAGTCGGTCCTGTCTCGTAAGGATCATCTTTTGGCCCAGAAGGGTGTGACTCTTCCCAGCGGTTTACCACCTAATTTGGTGCCCATGTTGGGGAAGGGGCTCGGGGCCGGAGCAGATGCCCTGTCACCTGACCAGCCCTTCCTGAGGAAGATGCTCCCTGCACACAGCGGCACTGGCCACCCTACTTTACCTCCAGCCTACGACCTCCCCACCGAACCCCCGGAGGCCGTCGCAACGCCGAGCTGGGATACTGATGCTCCACCCGCACTCACAAAGCCTTCGGTCGCCACTGCAGTTCCCACCACTGTGAACGTTGAAACAGCGTCtggtgttctcacctcag CTGTAACAAACTGCAGGGTCAATTTCACCGACCCAGAGGGCTACATCGATTCTTCAGACGATCCGCCCCTTCCAGAAGGAGCGTTCCTGCAGTGCACGTACACAGTGACGGTGTACACTGGATACGGTGTGGAGCTACAG GTCAAAAGTGTCAACCTGTCAGAGGGAGAGCAGCTGTCAATCAGAGGGGTAGATGAAGGCGGAACCTTGCTCGTACTGGCCAATCAGACGCTTCTGGTGGAAGGTCAGGTGATCCGCAGTCCAACCAACACGCTGTCCGTGTTCTACTGTTCGTCTCCAGAGGGAGGAGTCGGCATGTTTCAGCTGCATTATCAAA TTTTTCGCCTGAGTTGCGCCCTACCTCGACGGCCTCATTTTGGGGAGGTGTCAGTAAAAGATCTGCATCCCGGAGGCACGGCCCATTTCCAGTGTCACATGGGATACCACCTGCAGGGGGACGCCACACTCACATGCCTCAATGCCTCGCTGCCTGTGTGGAGCCAACGCGAGCCAAGCTGCAGAG CTTTGTGTGGCGGGGTTGTAAAAAACGCCATGGTGGGCCGTGTTCTGTCCCCCTCACCCCATTCGGGCCCTAACAGCACCCTGGACCGCAGCTGCTCTTGGTCACTGGAGGCTCCTAATGGCCAAAGGCTGCACCTGCATTTGGAGAGAATGGTGTTGGGTCCGACAGACAG GCTTGTCTTATGGAGCGGCCTCAACGCAGGTTCGGTGGTCCTGTTTGATTCCGGCCATGGTGGCCCAATCCCGTTTGAAGGAGTGATCAGCGAAGGCCCGGCTGTTCGGGTCCAGTTTATAACAGACCAACCTAACAGTCACAACACTGGCTTCAATATACGTTACGAAG CATTCGAGAAGGGCCACTGCTATGAGCCGTACATCCAAAATGGAAACTTCAGCACGACAGACCCGACTTACGGCGTTGGGACGGTGGTGCAGTTCACCTGTGACCCCGGCCACTCGCTGGAGCAGGGCCCGCCCGTCATTGAGTGCATCAACACACGAGACCCCTACTGGAACGACACAGAGCCGCTCTGCAAAG CTCTCTGTGGCGGTGACCTGTCCGGCCCCAGCGGCGTTATTCTGTCCCCAAACTGGCCCGAATGGTACGGGGAGGGCGAAGATTGCAGCTGGAGGATTCACGCCGGCGAGGATAAACGCGTCCTGCTGGACGTGCAGCT cTTGAATCTGAGCGACAGTGATATGCTAACCATTTTGGATGGAGATGAGGTCACAACGCGTATATTGGGCCAGTTTGTTGGGGGCACCAGCCCGTTTAAGATGTCCTCCTCGACCCCTGACCTCACCATTACCTTCCACTCAGACCCAGCCGGCCTGGTCTTTGGGAAGGGTGAGGGTTTTATCATCAACTACATGG AGGTATCACGCAATGACTCCTGTCCAGATCTACCTGAGATCCAGAACGGCTGGAAGACCACGTCTCATGCAGCACTGGTGCGCGGAGCCCGTATCACATATCAGTGCGACCCGGGGTACGACCTCGTGGGCAGTGAAACCCTGACCTGTCAGGTGGACCTAAGCTGGAACACCCAGCCTCCGTTCTGTGAGAAGA TTATGTACTGCACAGACCCTGGACACGTGGAGCACTCCACACGCACTCTGTCTGATCCCAAACTCTTGGTTGGCACCACTATCCAGTATAGCTGCATTCCCGGATACATCCTGCAGGGCGGCGCCACACTCACTTGCTATGGTCGAGAACCCGGCACCCCTGTTTGGACGTCTCGCTTGCCACATTGCGTTT CGGAAGAGTCCGTGTCCTGTGAGAATCCCGGCCTTCCTGACAACGGCTACCAGATATTATCTAAAAGGCTTTACCTACCGGGAGAGTCTCTAACCTTCATGTGCTACCAAGGCTATGAGCTCATTGGGGAGATGGCCATcaagtgcattctgggaaatcCATCATTTTGGAGTGGTCCATTACCTCTTTGCAGAG CCAATCATGAATGTTCTGGCAATCATGCACTAGAGG TGGCTGAGGCTGCGGCAGACTCTTCTTTTGATGGGGGAAGTATGGCTCTAGCAATATTTATACTGGTGCTGCTAGTGTCTGTTTTACTGGGAGGAGCCTACATCTATGTCACAAG GTGCCGTTATCATTCAAACTTGAGGCTTCCTCTGATGTATCCGCATCCCTACAGCCAAATCACGGTGGAAACCGAGTTCGACAACCCCCTCTACGAGACTGGAGGG GACACGAGAGAATATGAGGTGTCCATATGA